One stretch of Euphorbia lathyris chromosome 7, ddEupLath1.1, whole genome shotgun sequence DNA includes these proteins:
- the LOC136235390 gene encoding leucine-rich repeat extensin-like protein 3, whose protein sequence is MSSSSSFFFFIFLQISAAIQVDPTLKFENPRLRQAYIALQSWKQAIFSDPFNITADWNGAKVCSYTGVFCAPSPSNSKLRVVAGIDLNHADIAGFLPSELGLLTDLALFHINSNRFCGIVPNSFRKLKLLHELDLSNNRFVGGFPRVVLYLPSLKYLDLRFNEFEGSVPSKIFDKQLDALFLNDNRFRFGIPENLGNSPVSVLVLANNNLGGCFPGSIGKMGKTLNEIILMNGNLSGCLSSEIGKLKELTVFDVSFNNLRGFLPSSIGSMKKLEQLNVAHNGFTGVIPASICQLPSLQNFTYSFNYFSGEAPSCAAVAVSNGTKNCIPGRSDQRSVEECSSSAARPVDCSKIRSGGRSCGGGGGGGGSSLSPPPPTSKTSPTTRSHPPPPPPPPPLSSPPPPPPPPPPPPPPPPPPPPPPPQLSSPPPPPPPPPPLLSPPPPPPPPPPPPPPPPPPPPPPPPPPPPPPPPPPLSSPPPPPPPPPPLLSPPPPPPPPPPPSSPPPPPPSSPPPPPPIEYHSPPPIEYHSPPPPPPIEYHSPPPPIEYYSPPPPIEYYSPPPPSPPPPPAMTPPPPSGCTIPEPPPPKQQWHYPPPSHNNHHSPPPPPPAEYSYSSPPPPPSPSPPPPPVDNSPLPPIIGVSYASPPPPTIPYY, encoded by the coding sequence atgtcttcttcttcttccttcttcttcttcatttttcttcagATCTCTGCTGCTATTCAGGTAGATCCAACTCTCAAATTCGAAAATCCGCGTCTTCGTCAAGCTTACATTGCTCTACAATCATGGAAACAAGCTATTTTTTCTGATCCTTTTAACATCACAGCAGACTGGAATGGCGCTAAGGTTTGTTCTTACACTGGAGTTTTCTGTGCTCCTTCTCCTAGTAATTCTAAGCTAAGAGTTGTCGCAGGAATTGATCTTAATCATGCTGATATTGCCGGTTTTCTTCCATCGGAACTCGGTCTTTTAACAGATCTAGCTCTGTTCCATATCAACTCGAATCGCTTTTGCGGCATTGTTCCGAACAGTTTTCGGAAGCTAAAGCTGCTTCATGAGCTTGATTTGAGTAATAATCGGTTCGTCGGTGGTTTTCCGAGAGTTGTTCTGTATCTACCGTCGTTGAAATATTTGGATCTTAGATTCAATGAGTTTGAAGGCTCTGTACCTTcgaaaatctttgataaacagCTTGATGCGTTGTTTTTGAATGATAACAGGTTTCGATTTGGTATTCCGGAGAATCTCGGGAACTCTCCGGTTTCTGTGCTTGTTCTTGCGAATAATAATCTCGGAGGTTGTTTTCCGGGGAGTATAGGGAAAATGGGGAAAACGTTGAATGAAATTATTCTGATGAATGGTAATTTGAGTGGTTGTTTGTCTTCTGAGATTGGAAAGTTGAAGGAATTAACTGTTTTTGATGTGAGTTTTAATAATCTTCGAGGGTTTTTGCCGTCTTCTATTGGAAGTATGAAGAAACTTGAGCAACTTAATGTTGCACATAATGGATTTACCGGTGTTATTCCGGCGAGTATTTGTCAGTTGCCGAGTTTGCAGAATTTTACTTATTCTTTCAATTATTTCTCCGGTGAGGCTCCGAGCTGTGCTGCTGTTGCTGTTTCTAATGGTACTAAGAATTGTATTCCGGGAAGGTCTGATCAGAGATCTGTTGAAGAATGTTCTTCTTCAGCTGCACGTCCTGTTGATTGTAGCAAGATTAGAAGTGGTGGGAGGTCCTGTGGCGGCGGCGGAGGAGGTGGTGGTTCTTCATTATCTCCACCACCACCGACTTCCAAGACTTCACCGACTACTAGATCACACCCTCCACCACCGCCACCACCGCCTCCACTATCATCGCCACCTCCCCCACCCCCAccacctcctccaccaccacctccaccacccccaccacctcctccaccaccacaaCTTTCATCCCCacctccaccaccaccacctccaCCGCCACTTTTATCCccacctcctccaccaccaccaccaccacctccaccgccaccaccaccaccaccaccaccacctcctccacctccaccaccacctcctccacctccaccaCCACTTTCATCCCCacctccaccaccaccacctccaCCGCCACTTTTATCCccacctcctccaccaccaccgCCACCACCACCCTCAtcgccacctccacctccaccttcATCACCACCTCCACCGCCACCGATTGAGTACCACTCACCTCCACCAATTGAGTATCACTCCCCTCCGCCACCTCCACCGATTGAGTACCACTCCCCTCCACCTCCGATTGAGTACTACTCCCCTCCACCTCCGATTGAGTACTACTCCCCTCCACCTCCGTCGCCACCACCACCTCCAGCGATGACACCTCCGCCACCAAGTGGATGCACGATTCCAGAACCGCCGCCTCCAAAACAACAATGGCATTATCCACCACCATCACATAATAATCACCACAGTCCCCCTCCTCCACCACCGGCTGAGTACTCGTACTCTTccccaccaccaccaccatctCCGTCTCCGCCGCCACCACCCGTAGATAACAGTCCACTCCCACCAATTATAGGAGTATCATATGCATCGCCTCCTCCTCCAACAATTCCATACTATTAA